GGTGTCCCTCTCTGCTATGCACTGGCCTTCACCGCCGGTTGGGGCACGGTCGGATTGATCTGGGGGCTGTTCGTCAGCCTGATCGTGGCCATGTGCCTGCTGGCGCTGCGCTTCCATATCGTCTCGCGACGCGCCACTCTGGCCTTTGCCGCCTGATGTTCTTCTCGCCCCTCCCGGAGTTCCCGCTCTCATGACCCGACCCTTCGACGCCATCGTGACCGGCGCCGGCATCTCGGGCGCGGCGGCGGCCTATGAGCTGGCGTCCGGACGGCGCGTGCTGATGCTCGAGGCCGAGTCGCGCCCCGGCTATCATTCGACCGGCCGGTCGGCGGCGCTCTATACGCCCAACTATGGCAACGACGTGGTGCGCGCCCTGATCCTGGCGGGCCGCCCCTTCCTCGATCGCCCGCCCGCCGGCTTCGCCGAGCATCCGATGGTCAAGCCGCGAGGCGCCATCGCCATCGCGGGTCCTTCGGAAAGCGAGACCTTCGAGGAAAGGCTGGCGCTCTCCGGTCCCGGCCATGAGATCCATGAGATCACGCCCGAGGAAGCGATTCGCCAGGTGCCGATCCTGCGGCGCGAGGGGATCGCCCGCGCGCTGTTCGAGATCGACATCGAGGATATGGACGTGGCGGCGATCCATCAGGGCTTCCTCACCGGCTTTCGCCGCCGCGGCGGCGAGCTGGTCTGCGATGCGCGGGTGGATCGGATCGAGCGGCGGCAGGGGCGCTGGCAGATTCGGGCCGGGGAGGTCGCGGCGGCCGCGCCGATCCTGATCAACGCCGCCGGCGCCTGGGCCGACGAGATCGCGGCCCTGGCGGGCCTGCCGCCGGTGGGCCTGGTACCCAAGCGGCGCACCGCCATCCTGGTCGATCTTCCGCCCGGCAGCGATCCGGCGCGCTGGCCGGCGCTCGACGACTGCAGCAACGAGCATTATTTCCGGCCCGACAGCGGCACAAGGCTGATGGTCTCGCCCGGCGACGAGACTCCCTCGCCGCCCTGCGACGCCCAGCCCGACGAGATGGATGTCGCCCATCTGGTGGATTGGCTCGAGCGCACCACGACGCTCCAGGTCCGCAGGCTGGCGCATCAATGGGCGGGCCTGCGCAGCTTCGTCGCCGATTACAGCCCGGTCGTGGGCGCCGATCCGCTGGCCGAAGGCTTCTATTGGCTCGCCGGACAGGGCGGCTACGGCATCATGCTGGCCGAGCCCCTGGCGCGCGGCCTCAAGGGCCTGATCGAATCGGGCGAGCTGCCCGCCGATCTCCTCCGTCATGGCGCGACGGCGGCCGCGCTGGCGCCCCGGCGCGCGGGACTCGCTCCCGCCACCTGAGCTTTCGCGGCTCCGCCCTTTCGGCCTCGCGACCCGCCGCCTATGATCCGAGCCGGCAATTGTCACGCCGGGGGTCGACCGGGGCTCTCCGGCCTTCAGCAATGGGAGTCGAACCGCAATGTCCTCCTTGGCGAATGAACGGGTCGCTTATTTCAACGGGCGCGTCGTGCCCGAAAGCGACGTGCTGATCCCGTTTCGCGATCGCGGCTTCCTCGCCGGCGACGCCGCCTTCGACACGGCGCGCTCGTTCGGCCACAAGATCTTCCGTCTCAAGGAACATCTCGACCGCCTCTATCGCTCGCTGCGCTATCTCAAGATCGATCCGGGCCTCAGCCCCAAGGAAATGAGCGCGATCACCGAGGATGTGTTCGCGCGCAACACGCATCTCCTGGACAAGGACGACGATTACTGGGTCAGCCAGCGCATCTCGCGCGGCGTGCCGGCCGACGACCTCACGGTCAGCAGCGACGCGCGGCCGACGGTGATCGTCGAGTGCAAACCGCTGCCGCTGAAGCAGCGTGCGACACTGTTCCGCGACGGCATCGAGGTGGTGGTGCCCTCGGTCCGGCGCGCAGCCCCCGACATGCTGAGCCCGCGCGCCAAGACCCATAATTATCTCAACCTGACCATGGGCGATCTCGAGGCGCGCGAGCGCAACCCCAAAGGCTGGGCGATCCTGCTCGATGCCGACGGCAATATCGCCGAGGGCACCGGCAGCAATTTCTTCATGGTGCGGGACGGCATCGTGATGACGCCGCAATCGCGCTATGTGCTGCCCGGCGTCTCGCGCGCGGTCACGCTCGAGCTCGCGGCGAAGCTCAAGATCCCGCATCAGGAGCGCGACATCGATCTCTACGACGCCTACACGGCCGACGAGGCCTTCCTGACCTCGACCAGCCTCTGCATCTGCCCGGTGCGCAGCATCAATGGCCGTGCCGTGGCCGAGACCGCCATCCCGGGGCCTGTCACCCGGCAGCTCATCGACGCCTACGCCGGGTTGGTCGGCATGGATTTCGTCGGCCAATATCTGCGTCGCATCGAGCGCTGAGAGCCCGTCCCGCCGCGGTGTCCGGCTCCGATCCCGAAATCCGCGCTGCCAGCGAGGCGCCCTCGATCGAGCAAGGTCTCGCGCTGCACCGTGCCGGACGATTCGAGGACGCGGCGCGCCTCTACGAGACGCGGCTGGCGCACCTCGCCGACGACCCCGAGACCCTGCATCTCCTGGGGCTGATCAGGGAACAGCAGGGATCGTCCCAGGAGGCGGCGCGGCTG
The nucleotide sequence above comes from Hypericibacter terrae. Encoded proteins:
- a CDS encoding NAD(P)/FAD-dependent oxidoreductase, which encodes MTRPFDAIVTGAGISGAAAAYELASGRRVLMLEAESRPGYHSTGRSAALYTPNYGNDVVRALILAGRPFLDRPPAGFAEHPMVKPRGAIAIAGPSESETFEERLALSGPGHEIHEITPEEAIRQVPILRREGIARALFEIDIEDMDVAAIHQGFLTGFRRRGGELVCDARVDRIERRQGRWQIRAGEVAAAAPILINAAGAWADEIAALAGLPPVGLVPKRRTAILVDLPPGSDPARWPALDDCSNEHYFRPDSGTRLMVSPGDETPSPPCDAQPDEMDVAHLVDWLERTTTLQVRRLAHQWAGLRSFVADYSPVVGADPLAEGFYWLAGQGGYGIMLAEPLARGLKGLIESGELPADLLRHGATAAALAPRRAGLAPAT
- a CDS encoding aminotransferase class IV, translated to MSSLANERVAYFNGRVVPESDVLIPFRDRGFLAGDAAFDTARSFGHKIFRLKEHLDRLYRSLRYLKIDPGLSPKEMSAITEDVFARNTHLLDKDDDYWVSQRISRGVPADDLTVSSDARPTVIVECKPLPLKQRATLFRDGIEVVVPSVRRAAPDMLSPRAKTHNYLNLTMGDLEARERNPKGWAILLDADGNIAEGTGSNFFMVRDGIVMTPQSRYVLPGVSRAVTLELAAKLKIPHQERDIDLYDAYTADEAFLTSTSLCICPVRSINGRAVAETAIPGPVTRQLIDAYAGLVGMDFVGQYLRRIER